A region from the Dermacentor andersoni chromosome 11, qqDerAnde1_hic_scaffold, whole genome shotgun sequence genome encodes:
- the LOC126538959 gene encoding uncharacterized protein — protein sequence MNVTPNESVATSAATMEDAAREWVGRVAGIVTMASFVGSLSMSWRVWRSGNTIGVAFLPLAAAAICLHAWIIYGRATGDPNVMWVNTCGLLLMLVNAFVHRLYSRDQWPGMALLAALAAMEVASPMMSVTWLGNLAFVTTVACNAAPVARIRTVPLPEIAAWTLSACGLWTAYGALARDVPLFASNLVGTVFAALELGVAAWRRCRGDVDVPSQVV from the coding sequence ATGAATGTAACGCCAAATGAATCAGTCGCAACAAGCGCAGCCACTATGGAAGACGCAGCTCGAGAATGGGTCGGTCGCGTCGCGGGCATCGTGACCATGGCCAGCTTCGTCGGCAGCCTGTCGATGTCCTGGCGGGTCTGGCGCTCCGGAAACACAATCGGCGTCGCCTTCTTGCCCCTGGCCGCGGCCGCCATCTGCCTGCACGCCTGGATCATCTACGGGAGAGCCACCGGCGACCCCAACGTGATGTGGGTGAACACCTGTGGTCTCCTCCTCATGCTGGTCAACGCGTTCGTGCACCGGCTCTACTCGCGGGACCAATGGCCCGGCATGGCCCTGCTGGCGGCGCTCGCGGCCATGGAGGTCGCGTCGCCCATGATGAGCGTGACGTGGCTGGGCAACCTCGCATTCGTCACCACCGTGGCCTGCAACGCGGCGCCGGTCGCCCGCATCAGGACGGTACCGCTGCCGGAGATCGCCGCGTGGACGCTGTCCGCCTGCGGCCTCTGGACCGCGTACGGGGCGCTCGCCCGGGACGTGCCGCTGTTCGCGAGCAACCTGGTCGGCACCGTGTTCGCCGCGCTCGAACTGGGCGTGGCCGCGTGGAGACGGTGTCGAGGCGACGTGGACGTGCCCTCGCAAGTGGTGTGA